The proteins below are encoded in one region of Streptomyces cyanogenus:
- a CDS encoding bifunctional 3'-5' exonuclease/DNA polymerase: MTDRWALAPAEDSGVDVAPLGPDGLPAGPVRRESDLAEAVRSRPEVTRWVWRSTPEVYPRLLATGVRVERCYDIEDAETLLLGHEGRYGEPRSAAAALARLRGGPVPPDPPQRAAEPGAQSPLFEPAGTRLPLPDLLAVYAEQLRRHEKTAHPDRMRLLTAAESAGMLVAAEMNHAGLPWSAEVHRELLHGLLGERYAGGGEPRRLAELADQVSAAFGRRVRPDLPADVIKAFAQAGIKVKSTRRWEIRSVDHPAVEPLLEYKKLYRIWVAHGWSWLQDWVRDGRFRPEFLAGGTVSGRWVTNGGGALQIPKVIRRAVVADPGWRLVVADADQLEPRVLAAISRDPGLMEVAGRDGDLYQSVSDRAFAGDRNQAKLAVLGAVYGQTSGDGLKNLAALRRRFPKAVAYVDEAARAGEEGRLVRTWLGRTCPPAAGAGEDASEEAGIPAGDEEQDGRSGWSPGHASADSRARGRFTRNFVVQGSAADWALLLLAALRRTLRDMAAELVFFQHDEVIVHCPAEEAEDVVRAIRESAALAGRLTFGDTPVRFPFTTAVVECYADAK, encoded by the coding sequence ATGACCGACCGGTGGGCTCTCGCACCGGCCGAGGACTCGGGCGTGGACGTCGCCCCCCTCGGCCCGGACGGGCTGCCCGCCGGACCGGTGCGGCGGGAGAGCGATCTCGCCGAAGCGGTGCGGAGCCGCCCGGAGGTGACGCGCTGGGTGTGGCGGTCGACCCCCGAGGTCTACCCGCGACTGCTCGCCACGGGGGTGCGAGTGGAGCGGTGCTACGACATCGAGGACGCCGAAACACTCCTGCTGGGCCACGAGGGACGGTACGGCGAGCCACGCTCGGCCGCCGCCGCCCTGGCCCGCCTCCGCGGCGGCCCCGTACCGCCCGACCCGCCGCAGCGCGCTGCCGAACCGGGCGCCCAGTCCCCGCTGTTCGAGCCCGCCGGCACCCGGCTGCCCCTGCCCGACCTGCTCGCCGTCTACGCCGAGCAGCTGCGGCGGCACGAGAAGACCGCGCACCCCGACCGGATGCGGCTGCTGACCGCCGCCGAGTCGGCCGGGATGCTGGTGGCCGCCGAGATGAACCACGCGGGCCTGCCCTGGAGCGCCGAGGTCCACCGCGAGCTGCTGCACGGCCTGCTCGGCGAGCGGTACGCGGGCGGCGGCGAACCGCGCCGCCTCGCCGAGCTGGCCGACCAGGTGTCCGCGGCCTTCGGCCGCCGGGTGCGGCCCGATCTGCCCGCCGACGTGATCAAGGCCTTCGCACAGGCCGGGATCAAGGTGAAGTCCACCCGCCGCTGGGAGATCCGGTCCGTCGACCACCCGGCCGTCGAACCGCTGCTGGAGTACAAGAAGCTGTACCGCATCTGGGTGGCGCACGGCTGGTCCTGGCTGCAGGACTGGGTGCGCGACGGCCGGTTCCGCCCGGAGTTCCTCGCCGGCGGCACGGTCAGCGGGCGCTGGGTGACCAACGGCGGGGGTGCCCTGCAGATCCCCAAGGTGATCCGGCGGGCCGTGGTCGCCGACCCCGGCTGGCGGCTGGTGGTGGCGGACGCCGACCAGCTGGAGCCGCGCGTGCTCGCCGCCATCTCCCGCGACCCCGGCCTGATGGAGGTGGCCGGCCGCGACGGCGACCTCTACCAGTCCGTCTCCGACCGGGCCTTCGCCGGCGACCGGAACCAGGCCAAGCTCGCGGTGCTCGGCGCGGTGTACGGCCAGACCTCCGGCGACGGCCTGAAGAACCTCGCCGCGCTGCGCCGCCGCTTCCCGAAGGCCGTCGCCTACGTCGACGAGGCGGCCCGCGCGGGCGAGGAGGGCCGGCTGGTGCGCACCTGGCTGGGCCGCACCTGCCCGCCCGCCGCCGGGGCGGGCGAGGACGCGTCCGAGGAGGCGGGCATCCCGGCCGGCGACGAGGAACAGGACGGCCGGAGCGGCTGGTCCCCCGGACACGCCTCCGCCGACTCCCGTGCGCGGGGCCGCTTCACGCGCAACTTCGTCGTGCAGGGCAGCGCCGCCGACTGGGCCCTGCTGCTGCTCGCCGCGCTGCGCCGGACGCTGCGGGACATGGCGGCCGAGCTGGTCTTCTTCCAGCACGACGAGGTGATCGTGCACTGTCCCGCCGAGGAGGCCGAGGACGTCGTCCGGGCCATCCGCGAGTCCGCCGCCCTCGCCGGCCGGCTGACCTTCGGCGACACACCGGTGCGGTTCCCGTTCACGACGGCGGTGGTGGAGTGCTATGCCGACGCCAAGTAG
- a CDS encoding Clp protease N-terminal domain-containing protein: protein MATNPNLTASVRLDDLIEAIKNAHDEPLEQLQDAVIAADHLGDVADHLIGHFVDQARRSGASWTDIGRSMGVTRQAAQKRFVPKESADLDPGQGFSRYTPRARNVVMAAHNEALAARNAEGRPEHLVLGLLAEPDGLAAKAITAQGVLLDSVRQAATAALPPAADDVPDLVPYGPQAKKVLELTFREALRLGHPYIGTEHLLLALLEHENGQGVLSGLGLTKPAVEEYVGRMLALLLDKRSEAADEQG, encoded by the coding sequence ATGGCGACCAACCCGAATCTCACGGCATCCGTACGCCTCGACGACCTCATCGAGGCGATCAAGAACGCCCACGACGAACCCCTTGAGCAGCTCCAGGACGCGGTGATCGCCGCCGATCACCTCGGTGACGTGGCCGACCACCTGATCGGGCACTTCGTCGACCAGGCCCGCCGCTCCGGCGCGTCCTGGACCGACATCGGGCGGAGCATGGGCGTGACCCGGCAGGCGGCGCAGAAGCGGTTCGTGCCCAAGGAGTCCGCCGACCTCGACCCCGGCCAGGGCTTCAGCCGCTACACCCCACGCGCGCGGAACGTGGTCATGGCCGCGCACAACGAGGCGCTGGCCGCCCGCAACGCCGAGGGCCGCCCCGAGCACCTGGTCCTCGGCCTGCTGGCCGAGCCGGACGGCCTGGCCGCGAAGGCGATCACCGCGCAGGGCGTCCTCCTGGACTCCGTACGCCAGGCCGCGACCGCCGCGCTGCCGCCCGCCGCGGACGACGTGCCCGACCTCGTCCCCTACGGCCCCCAGGCCAAGAAGGTCCTGGAACTGACCTTCCGCGAGGCCCTCCGGCTCGGCCACCCCTACATCGGCACCGAGCACCTGCTGCTCGCCCTGCTGGAGCACGAGAACGGCCAGGGTGTGCTGAGCGGCCTCGGCCTCACCAAACCGGCCGTCGAGGAGTACGTCGGCAGGATGCTGGCGCTGCTGCTGGACAAGAGGTCCGAAGCAGCCGACGAGCAGGGGTAG
- a CDS encoding DUF2786 domain-containing protein, whose protein sequence is MTSTASTVERAFRAALYDDTDTGLDTGASLLAADPAADAELARRGEDFVATAWQRGWQPADVVRLVRRELDEAHVRLAAALIRAQAGRDRPRGRRWAGQLAALPAGPERTADRFSHATAVLELYRLLLRLPALEPLEEEPRRAHGPAASRMLGRIRALLAKAEATGYPEEAEALTAKAQELMARHSVDEALLAAEAPAPDAPGACRIGVEPPYEQAKAVLLDAVATANHCRAVWNEPLGFSTVVGFEADLEAVDMLYTSLLVQATHAMTKAEAAQRAGGRKRTKTFRQSFLAAYAHRVGDRLAAAAESQVTRDLLPVLATRETAVTGRLERMFPETTTTRLRGVSDAVGWTEGARAADRAQVEARPRLE, encoded by the coding sequence GTGACCAGTACCGCCAGCACCGTCGAGCGGGCCTTCCGGGCCGCCCTCTACGACGACACCGACACCGGCCTCGACACGGGCGCCTCCCTGCTCGCCGCCGACCCGGCCGCCGACGCCGAACTCGCGCGGCGCGGCGAGGACTTCGTGGCGACGGCCTGGCAGCGCGGCTGGCAGCCCGCCGACGTCGTACGGCTGGTGCGGCGGGAGCTGGACGAGGCGCACGTCCGCCTGGCCGCCGCACTGATCCGCGCGCAGGCCGGGCGGGACCGCCCGCGCGGGCGCCGCTGGGCCGGCCAGCTGGCGGCGCTGCCCGCCGGCCCCGAGCGCACCGCCGACCGCTTCTCGCACGCCACGGCCGTCCTGGAGCTGTACCGCCTGCTGCTGCGGCTGCCCGCCCTGGAGCCCCTGGAGGAGGAGCCCCGCCGCGCCCACGGCCCGGCCGCCTCCCGCATGCTCGGCCGCATCCGCGCGCTGCTCGCCAAGGCCGAGGCCACCGGCTACCCGGAGGAGGCCGAGGCGCTCACCGCCAAGGCGCAGGAACTGATGGCCCGGCACAGCGTCGACGAGGCGCTGCTCGCCGCCGAGGCCCCCGCGCCGGACGCGCCCGGCGCCTGCCGGATCGGGGTCGAGCCGCCGTACGAACAGGCCAAGGCGGTCCTGCTGGACGCGGTGGCCACGGCGAACCACTGCCGCGCGGTGTGGAACGAACCGCTCGGCTTCTCCACCGTCGTCGGCTTCGAGGCCGACCTGGAGGCGGTCGACATGCTCTACACCTCGCTGCTGGTGCAGGCCACGCACGCGATGACCAAGGCCGAGGCGGCCCAGCGGGCCGGCGGACGCAAGCGGACCAAGACCTTTCGGCAGTCGTTCCTCGCGGCCTACGCGCACCGCGTGGGCGACCGGCTCGCGGCCGCCGCCGAGAGCCAGGTGACCCGGGACCTGCTGCCGGTGCTGGCCACGCGCGAGACTGCCGTCACCGGCCGGCTGGAGCGGATGTTCCCGGAGACCACCACGACCCGGCTGCGCGGGGTGAGCGACGCGGTGGGCTGGACCGAGGGCGCCCGCGCGGCGGACCGGGCACAGGTCGAAGCCCGCCCGCGGCTGGAGTGA
- a CDS encoding DUF4232 domain-containing protein gives MRAIPLTVTALAAALLLTACNDSGGDKNGKSGSACDTGGVSVQIGPASVAPAAGDTGEVPVSITNQSAPCTLDHFPAVVLAADGHKATVPALKGAKAQKLKLAKGDSASFSISYVRGKDGAGNALAAKSVTITLPGSDAGRSFPWKYGPVAAKADGSGPDASVSAFQQVGD, from the coding sequence ATGCGCGCCATTCCGCTCACCGTCACCGCCCTCGCCGCCGCTCTGCTGCTGACCGCCTGCAACGACAGCGGCGGGGACAAGAACGGCAAGAGCGGCTCCGCCTGCGACACCGGCGGTGTCTCCGTGCAGATCGGCCCGGCGAGCGTGGCCCCGGCCGCCGGCGACACCGGCGAGGTCCCGGTGAGCATCACCAACCAGAGCGCGCCCTGCACCCTGGACCACTTCCCGGCCGTCGTGCTGGCCGCCGACGGTCACAAGGCCACCGTGCCGGCGCTCAAGGGCGCGAAGGCGCAGAAGCTGAAGCTGGCCAAGGGCGACTCCGCGTCCTTCTCCATCAGCTACGTACGCGGCAAGGACGGCGCCGGGAACGCCCTGGCGGCGAAGAGCGTGACGATCACCCTGCCCGGCTCGGACGCCGGCCGCAGCTTCCCCTGGAAGTACGGCCCGGTCGCCGCCAAGGCCGACGGGAGCGGGCCGGACGCCTCCGTGAGCGCTTTCCAGCAGGTCGGCGACTGA
- the rpsN gene encoding 30S ribosomal protein S14 produces MAKKSKIAKNERRKETVARYAERRAELKEIVRRTDTPEAGRLAAQRELRRQPRDASATRVRNRDQADGRPRGYLRAFGLSRIGLREQAHRGYLPGVRKSSW; encoded by the coding sequence ATGGCGAAGAAGAGCAAGATCGCGAAGAACGAGCGGCGCAAGGAGACCGTCGCCCGGTACGCCGAGCGCCGCGCCGAGCTGAAGGAGATCGTCCGCCGGACCGACACCCCCGAGGCCGGACGGCTCGCCGCCCAGCGGGAACTGCGCAGGCAGCCCCGGGACGCCAGTGCCACGCGCGTCCGCAACCGCGACCAGGCCGACGGCCGTCCACGCGGCTATCTGCGCGCCTTCGGCCTGTCCCGGATCGGCCTGCGCGAACAGGCACATCGGGGATACCTGCCCGGGGTGCGCAAGTCCTCCTGGTAA
- the rpmB gene encoding 50S ribosomal protein L28, with amino-acid sequence MSAHCMLTGARPGFGNRISHSHRRTSRRFDPNLQTKRYWLPGEGRYVRLRLSARAVRTVDAIGVEAAVARIRARGVRV; translated from the coding sequence GTGTCCGCGCACTGCATGCTGACCGGGGCCCGGCCGGGCTTCGGCAACCGCATCTCGCACTCCCACCGGCGCACCTCCCGCCGCTTCGACCCCAACCTCCAGACCAAGCGCTACTGGCTGCCCGGCGAGGGCCGGTACGTCCGGCTGCGGCTGAGCGCGCGGGCCGTCAGGACGGTGGACGCGATCGGCGTCGAGGCGGCCGTCGCCCGCATCCGCGCCCGGGGAGTGCGGGTCTGA
- the rpmG gene encoding 50S ribosomal protein L33, which translates to MARNELRPVVKLRSTAGTGYTYVTRKNRRNDPDRMTLRKYDPAAGRHVDFREER; encoded by the coding sequence ATGGCACGCAACGAACTCCGCCCCGTCGTGAAGCTCCGGTCCACCGCCGGAACCGGCTACACCTACGTGACCCGGAAGAACCGTCGCAACGACCCGGACCGCATGACGCTGCGCAAGTACGACCCGGCCGCCGGCCGGCACGTCGACTTCCGAGAGGAGCGCTGA
- a CDS encoding type B 50S ribosomal protein L31, whose translation MRKAIHPAYGPVVFRDRAANHAFLTRSTLVDRLGGRAIDWEDGNTYPVVDVEISDVSHPFHTGTARVLDTAGRVERFERRYGKRGGA comes from the coding sequence GTGCGCAAGGCAATCCATCCCGCCTACGGGCCGGTCGTCTTCCGCGACCGCGCCGCGAACCACGCCTTCCTCACCCGCTCGACACTCGTCGACAGGCTGGGCGGCAGGGCGATCGACTGGGAGGACGGCAACACCTACCCGGTCGTGGACGTCGAGATCTCCGACGTCAGCCACCCCTTCCACACCGGCACCGCACGCGTGCTGGACACCGCCGGGCGCGTGGAGCGCTTCGAGCGCCGGTACGGGAAGCGGGGCGGGGCGTGA
- a CDS encoding CobW family GTP-binding protein, with the protein MSLSVAVVAGLHTAARTAAVDRLLAEVPGSVVLHHDLAAAAAGTVVRTVRDRHGVVSTGETPLVDDCACCALREDLVPELRRLADAGTTRLAVVELWDSVEPKAMAEVIAAGGLTVTSVITAVDPALVLPYLGNGDDLAEAGLAAAATDRRTVADTFARQLEYAPVLAVADSPEADDEDRELLAQLHPTARRVPIGHGGPAGAHAPGPLARAALAGFDVEAAAAAQHPACALLPQEADGHGVSTLVWHRRRPFHPERLYAALEDLTCAAARSRGRFWLADKPDVLLHWDAAGGALCVESAGPWLAALPEAAWEMVPPVRRAAAALDWHPRHGDCCNHLVFTSPGLDRDGLAHLLESCLLTDAEYAAGRDSWRKLPPAFDTLLEV; encoded by the coding sequence GTGAGCCTGTCGGTGGCCGTCGTGGCCGGGCTGCACACCGCCGCCCGCACGGCGGCCGTCGACCGGCTGCTCGCCGAGGTGCCCGGGAGCGTCGTACTCCACCACGACCTCGCGGCGGCCGCCGCCGGCACGGTCGTGCGGACGGTCCGCGACCGCCACGGTGTCGTGTCGACGGGGGAGACGCCGCTGGTCGACGACTGCGCGTGCTGCGCGCTGCGCGAGGACCTGGTGCCCGAGCTGCGACGGCTCGCCGATGCCGGCACGACCCGGCTGGCGGTCGTCGAACTGTGGGACTCGGTGGAGCCCAAGGCGATGGCCGAGGTGATCGCGGCCGGCGGACTGACCGTCACCTCGGTGATCACCGCGGTCGATCCGGCGCTGGTGCTGCCGTACCTCGGCAACGGTGACGATCTCGCCGAGGCCGGGCTCGCCGCGGCGGCGACCGACCGGCGCACGGTCGCCGACACCTTCGCCCGGCAGCTGGAGTACGCGCCCGTGCTCGCCGTCGCCGACTCCCCGGAGGCCGACGACGAGGACCGCGAGCTGCTCGCGCAGCTCCATCCGACGGCCCGCCGGGTCCCGATCGGCCACGGGGGCCCGGCGGGCGCGCACGCCCCGGGGCCGCTCGCCCGGGCCGCCCTCGCCGGGTTCGACGTGGAGGCCGCGGCGGCCGCGCAGCACCCGGCCTGCGCGCTGCTGCCTCAGGAGGCCGACGGTCACGGCGTCTCGACCCTCGTCTGGCACCGCCGCCGGCCCTTCCACCCGGAGCGGCTGTACGCGGCGCTGGAGGATCTGACCTGCGCCGCGGCGCGCAGCCGGGGCCGGTTCTGGCTCGCCGACAAGCCCGATGTGCTGCTGCACTGGGACGCGGCCGGCGGGGCGCTGTGCGTGGAGAGCGCGGGGCCCTGGCTGGCCGCGCTGCCGGAGGCGGCCTGGGAGATGGTCCCGCCGGTGCGCCGGGCCGCGGCCGCGCTGGACTGGCATCCCCGGCACGGCGACTGCTGCAACCACCTGGTCTTCACCTCGCCCGGCCTCGACCGCGACGGGCTCGCGCACCTGCTGGAGTCCTGCCTGCTCACCGACGCCGAGTACGCCGCCGGGCGGGACTCCTGGCGGAAGCTCCCGCCCGCCTTCGACACCCTGCTGGAGGTCTAA
- the rpsR gene encoding 30S ribosomal protein S18, whose product MPRKSDRGSPRKRPNPLDRAGVTCLDYKDTDLLRRFLSDRGRIRSRRVTGVTARQQRLLARAVKNAREMALLPYGGR is encoded by the coding sequence ATGCCCCGCAAGAGCGACCGCGGTTCCCCCCGCAAGCGCCCCAACCCCCTGGACCGGGCGGGCGTGACCTGCCTCGACTACAAGGACACCGACCTGCTGCGCAGGTTCCTCTCGGACCGCGGCAGGATCCGCAGCCGCCGGGTCACCGGGGTCACCGCCCGGCAGCAGCGGTTGCTGGCGCGGGCCGTGAAGAACGCGCGGGAGATGGCGTTGCTGCCGTACGGCGGTCGCTGA
- a CDS encoding VOC family protein yields the protein MNITHASFVTLPVADQDRALRFYRDVLGFEVTADREMPQGRWLQVAPRGAQTVFTLSGPGMGGFEAGSARGIMLVTTDVDADCARLTAAGTPVQGPEELPWGRMASFADPDGNGLMLLTEKEGF from the coding sequence ATGAACATCACGCACGCCTCCTTCGTCACGCTTCCCGTCGCCGACCAGGACCGAGCCCTGCGCTTCTACCGCGACGTCCTCGGTTTCGAGGTCACCGCCGACCGGGAGATGCCCCAGGGGCGCTGGCTGCAGGTGGCGCCCAGGGGGGCGCAGACCGTCTTCACGCTCTCCGGGCCGGGGATGGGCGGTTTCGAGGCGGGCTCCGCGCGCGGGATCATGTTGGTCACGACTGATGTCGACGCGGACTGCGCCCGGCTCACCGCGGCCGGCACCCCCGTGCAGGGCCCGGAGGAACTGCCCTGGGGGCGGATGGCCTCCTTCGCGGACCCCGACGGCAACGGTCTGATGCTGCTGACCGAGAAGGAAGGCTTCTGA
- a CDS encoding ArsR/SmtB family transcription factor, which translates to MNGTGTAAEDRVFAALANATRREVLRLLRERGPQPVQALADHFDMRRPSLSEHLKVLREAGLVSEHRSGRQRIYRLEAAPLAEVQDWLHPYERFWRERLKGLGDLLDQMPDDEPS; encoded by the coding sequence ATGAACGGTACGGGTACCGCCGCCGAGGACCGCGTCTTCGCTGCGTTGGCCAACGCCACCCGCCGCGAGGTGCTGCGGCTGCTGCGTGAGCGCGGACCGCAGCCCGTACAGGCCCTGGCCGACCACTTCGACATGCGCCGCCCGAGCCTCTCGGAACACCTCAAGGTGCTCCGGGAGGCCGGCCTGGTCTCCGAGCACCGCTCCGGCCGGCAGCGCATCTACCGCCTGGAGGCGGCCCCGCTCGCCGAGGTGCAGGACTGGCTCCATCCGTACGAGCGGTTCTGGCGCGAGCGGCTGAAGGGCCTCGGCGACCTGCTCGACCAGATGCCCGACGATGAGCCGTCATGA
- a CDS encoding SRPBCC family protein, which produces MSPVPEPDDADDLTTIRVDQFFPHPPAKVWRALTDPELLARWQMPGAGDFRLSVGHRYRMTSVPRPGTRFSGVVEVEVLAYDTERMLSLRWADADPANPADWTVTWTLEHEGRGTRLFLVHEGFDPDDPAQLMARKIMGGGWTGHVLPALGRTLEQLR; this is translated from the coding sequence ATGAGCCCGGTACCCGAACCCGACGACGCCGACGACCTCACCACGATCCGCGTCGACCAGTTCTTCCCGCACCCACCCGCCAAGGTCTGGCGCGCCCTGACCGACCCCGAGCTGCTCGCCCGCTGGCAGATGCCCGGTGCCGGGGACTTCCGGCTCAGCGTCGGCCACCGGTACCGGATGACCTCCGTCCCGCGTCCGGGCACCCGCTTCTCGGGCGTCGTAGAGGTCGAGGTGCTGGCCTACGACACCGAGCGGATGCTGTCCCTCCGCTGGGCGGATGCCGATCCGGCCAACCCCGCCGACTGGACCGTCACCTGGACCCTGGAACATGAGGGGCGCGGTACGCGTCTCTTCCTAGTGCACGAGGGGTTCGACCCGGACGACCCGGCTCAGCTGATGGCCCGGAAGATCATGGGTGGGGGCTGGACGGGACATGTCCTGCCTGCTCTTGGGCGCACGCTGGAACAGCTTCGGTAA
- a CDS encoding DUF397 domain-containing protein, whose product MDRDVDGVYGGYDVYNGMAATQLNGVAWQKSRHSNSQGSCVEFARLPGGEVAVRNSRFPDGPALVYTRAEIEAMLLGIKDGEFDHLVAS is encoded by the coding sequence GTGGACCGCGACGTCGACGGCGTGTACGGGGGGTACGACGTGTACAACGGCATGGCTGCCACGCAGCTGAACGGAGTGGCCTGGCAGAAGAGCAGACACAGCAACTCGCAGGGTTCCTGTGTGGAGTTCGCGCGGTTGCCGGGTGGCGAGGTCGCCGTGCGCAACTCGCGCTTCCCGGACGGGCCGGCGCTCGTCTACACGCGCGCCGAGATCGAGGCCATGCTCCTCGGTATCAAGGACGGCGAGTTCGACCATCTCGTGGCGAGCTGA
- a CDS encoding ATP-binding protein — MGTNGSTMLKPLRQGLPPLDPAAVSDAASCGLPARYEAVREARRFTRDTLDRWDVGDRFDDICLVVSELVTNALRHAVPAAPCRGDAHRPPVRLHLMRWSERLVCGVRDPSHETPVPRDSDDFSAESGRGLFLVESFADSWGWHPLAGTAEGKIVWAMFRLPTAG, encoded by the coding sequence ATGGGGACGAATGGATCGACCATGCTCAAGCCGTTACGGCAGGGCCTTCCGCCGCTGGATCCCGCGGCCGTGTCCGATGCCGCCTCCTGCGGCCTGCCCGCCCGTTACGAGGCGGTGCGCGAAGCCCGGCGCTTCACCCGCGACACCCTGGACCGGTGGGACGTCGGGGACCGTTTCGACGACATCTGTCTCGTCGTCTCCGAACTCGTCACCAACGCCCTCCGCCACGCGGTGCCGGCCGCTCCGTGCCGGGGCGACGCGCACCGTCCGCCCGTGCGGCTGCACCTGATGCGGTGGAGCGAGCGGCTGGTGTGCGGGGTGCGCGACCCCAGCCACGAGACCCCGGTCCCGCGCGACTCGGACGACTTCTCCGCCGAATCGGGCCGCGGGTTGTTCCTGGTCGAGTCCTTCGCCGACAGCTGGGGCTGGCACCCGCTCGCCGGCACGGCCGAGGGCAAGATCGTCTGGGCGATGTTCCGGCTGCCTACGGCGGGCTGA
- a CDS encoding helix-turn-helix domain-containing protein codes for MLLGSQLRRLREARGITREKAGYSIRASESKISRMELGRVSFKTRDVEDLLTLYGITDEAERESLLSLAREANVAGWWHSYTDVLPSWFPTYVGLEGAAALIRAYEVQFVHGLLQTEEYARAVVRRGMKGASTADVERRVALRLERQKYLLAENAPEFHIVLDEAALRRPYGDREVMRGQLQHLIDISERPNVRLQVMPFSFGGHAGESGAFTILSFPESDLSDVVYLEQLTSALYLDKREDVAQYEQALKELQQDSPGPDESRDLLRGLLQLS; via the coding sequence ATGCTGCTCGGTTCGCAACTCAGGCGACTGCGTGAAGCACGGGGGATCACGCGCGAGAAGGCGGGATACTCGATCCGCGCCTCCGAGTCGAAGATCAGCCGGATGGAGCTGGGCCGGGTGAGCTTCAAGACGAGAGACGTGGAAGACCTGCTCACCCTCTACGGCATCACCGACGAGGCGGAGCGCGAGTCGCTGCTCTCCCTCGCCCGGGAGGCCAACGTGGCGGGCTGGTGGCACAGTTACACCGACGTCCTGCCCAGCTGGTTCCCCACCTACGTGGGCCTGGAGGGAGCCGCCGCGCTGATCCGCGCCTACGAGGTGCAGTTCGTGCACGGCCTGCTGCAGACCGAGGAGTACGCCCGCGCGGTGGTCCGGCGCGGTATGAAGGGGGCGAGCACCGCCGACGTCGAACGCCGGGTCGCCCTGCGCCTGGAGCGGCAGAAGTACCTGCTCGCCGAGAACGCCCCCGAGTTCCACATCGTCCTGGACGAGGCCGCCCTGCGCCGCCCCTACGGCGACCGCGAGGTGATGCGCGGCCAGCTCCAGCACCTGATCGACATCTCCGAGCGGCCCAACGTGCGCCTGCAGGTGATGCCGTTCAGCTTCGGCGGGCACGCCGGCGAGAGCGGCGCCTTCACCATCCTCAGCTTCCCCGAGTCCGACCTGTCCGACGTGGTCTACCTCGAACAGCTGACCAGCGCCCTCTACCTGGACAAACGCGAGGACGTCGCCCAGTACGAGCAGGCCCTGAAGGAACTCCAGCAGGACAGCCCCGGGCCCGACGAAAGCCGGGACCTGCTGCGCGGCCTGCTGCAACTGTCCTGA